AGGATCTCGCGAGCCAGCGCGGCGGTCTCGGACGGCGTCTTGCCGACCTTCACGCCCGCGGCCTCCAGCGCGTCCTTCTTGGCCTGGGCCGTGCCGGCCGAGCCGGAGACGATGGCGCCCGCGTGGCCCATGGTCTTGCCCTCGGGGGCGGTGAAGCCCGCGACGTAGCCGACGACCGGCTTGGTGACGTTGGCCTTGATGTAGGCCGCGGCCCGCTCCTCGGCGTCGCCGCCGATCTCGCCGATCATCACGATCAGCTTGGTCTCCGGGTCCTTCTCGAACGCCTCGATGGCGTCGATGTGGGTGGTGCCGATGACCGGGTCGCCGCCGATGCCGATGGCGGTGGAGAAGCCGAAATCACGCAGCTCGTACATCATCTGGTAGGTCAGGGTGCCGGACTTGGACACCAGGCCGACCGGGCCCTTGCCGGTGATGTTGGCCGGGGTGATGCCGACCAGCGCCTCGCCGGGGGTGATGATGCCCGGGCAGTTCGGGCCGATGATCCGGGTCTTGTTGCCCTTCTCCACGTTGTAGGCCCACGCGTACGCGGTGTCCTGCACCGGGATGCCCTCGGTGATGACCACCAGCAGCGGGATCTCCGCGTCGATGGCCTCGATGATGGCGTCCTTGGCGAACTTCGGCGGCACGAACGCGATGGAGACGTCGGCGCCGGTCTCCTTGATGGCCTCGGCGACGGTGCCGTACACCGGCAGCTCGACCGCGTTGCCGTCCTTGTCGGTGTGCGCGACGGTGGTGCCCGCCTTGCGCGCGTTGACGCCACCGACGACCTGGGTGCCGGCCTTGAGCATCAGCGCGGTGTGCTTGGTGCCCTCGCCACCGGTGATGCCCTGGACGATGACCTTCGAATCCTTGTTGAGGAAGATAGACATTT
This genomic stretch from Nocardia brasiliensis ATCC 700358 harbors:
- the sucD gene encoding succinate--CoA ligase subunit alpha, encoding MSIFLNKDSKVIVQGITGGEGTKHTALMLKAGTQVVGGVNARKAGTTVAHTDKDGNAVELPVYGTVAEAIKETGADVSIAFVPPKFAKDAIIEAIDAEIPLLVVITEGIPVQDTAYAWAYNVEKGNKTRIIGPNCPGIITPGEALVGITPANITGKGPVGLVSKSGTLTYQMMYELRDFGFSTAIGIGGDPVIGTTHIDAIEAFEKDPETKLIVMIGEIGGDAEERAAAYIKANVTKPVVGYVAGFTAPEGKTMGHAGAIVSGSAGTAQAKKDALEAAGVKVGKTPSETAALAREILEKASVEV